A region of the Pseudarthrobacter sp. MM222 genome:
GCTCGGGGCAACCCTGCGGGTCGACCTTCCGGGGGACGGCAGTCCGGGCGGTTTCGCGGGGTTCGCCCGTACAGTGGCCGGTTACCTGGAGGCAGACGACCACGCGGACGGGGTCCTGCTCGCCTTCTTCACCGGCAGTGACGTTACGGTCACCGGCGGGGCGGGAGCGGCCTGGGCCGAACTGCTCGAGGAGCTGGAGCACGCACTGGCGGAAAGCGGCATGCCGGTGCGGGACGCCTGGCTGATCGGCGCCGAGCACTGGCGCAACGCCTATTGCACCGATCCTGCCTGCTGCGCCCCGCCCGGCCGGCCCATCGACGAGATCAGGAACAGCAAGCTCAATGCGGAGATGGTCTTCCGCGGCAGCACCGTCGGGCCCGCGCCCGGCGCCGAGGCAGCCCGCCCGTTCCCTATGCCCGAGGACACGGCGGTGCTCGAATCGGAGCGGAACTGGTACCGGCTCTTCACCGGACACACCCGGGACCAGTCGCAGTATTCCCAGGTACTGGACGTCTGGGCTGTGGTCCTGCAGTCACCCGCCGGAAGGCGGCTGCCCCTAGAGCTCGCCGGCTACCTGCGGGCCGCGCTACGCGTCCCGGCCTGGCGTGATGCCGTACTGGTGATGGCGGCCGCCGGTCCGGAGGCCGCCGAGCAGGGCGCGGCGGACTTCGGGATGTTCGACTCCTCCGGCCCGCTGACTCCGCTGGCTCCGGTGCCGCTGCCGCCGCTGGACGGTTTCGGGCCGCTCCCGCCGGTCCTGCCGCGTGCCGGGGTTGCCAGTGGTGGATCGGACGGCGCTCCGGCGGTTCCGGGGTATGGCGAGGTGTTGCTCGGGCTGGCGCCTTCCGTGCCGGACTGGCAGCGGATGGCAAGCCTGGAGCGGATCCTCGTGCAACTGGGCGAGGCCGGCGGCGGGGAGGCCGCGGCTGCCGCGTTCACCGGACGCGGCTGGATCGAATGGTGCCGGGGCAAGGGCTCCTTCGCCGATGCCCTGTTCAGCCGGGCGGACGCGCAACACCCGGGCTACCGGCTGGCCGTCCTCCTGGCGGAGCTCGTGAGCCGTGGCACGTTGTGCGGGTGGGCGGCAAGGAGGGAGGCCGCATGGCAGAAGTTCGAGCCGGGAGCGGCGTGACCGGGATCGAACGCTGATCCGCGCCGAATTGCGCAACCCCCGCCCCGGATCGGAACCCAAACTGAAAATCGTGAGACAATGGTTGCCGAGACCCGGTTGGGTCCGTGGATCAAGAGCTTGTAGTTAACCCGGAAACGGGGAACATTACGGCCGCCCCAGCAGTTCTACTAAGTGGCTCTGTTGGCCGTGGTGGCTCTTGATGGAAACCGCGGACTTGACAGGGTCATAGTGGTGTTGCCCGTATGGTGATTCCACAGACCGCCGCTAGAAAGGTTTTCTGTGACCCCGTCTTCCGCGAAGAAGGAACCCGCCGACGTTTTGTCCCCCGAGGACAAGAAGGCGGCGACGAACGCCAAGCGCGCCGCGACGCGCGCTGCAAACAAGGCTGTCAAAGACGCGGCCTCTGCCGAAGGCGACGACACCGCATCGGCACTCGCCAAGCCAGAACCCAAGAAGCGCGGGCCCAAGCCCGGCGCCAAAGCCGCGGCTGAGGCCGCCGGCAAGGCCGCCCGCGGTGACGACGACGAAGACGCCGAAGTTGAGGTGGACCTCGACGACGTCCCGGCTGACGCCGTCGAGCTCGGCGACGACGGCGAAGAGATGCCCGGCAAGGCCGCTGCTGCCACTACCGGCTCCGGTTTTGTCTACTCCGACGCCGACGATGACGACGCCCCCGTGCAGCAGGTCATGTCGGCCGGCGCCACCGCCGACCCCGTCAAGGACTACCTGAAGCAGATCGGCAAGGTCGCCCTGCTTAACGCGGAGCAGGAAGTGGACCTGGCCCTGCGCATCGAGGCCGGCCTGTTCGCCGAAGAAAAGATCAACGCTGACGACGGATCCATGGACCCGAAGCTCAAGCGCGAGCTTGAATTCGTGATCCACGATGGCAAGCGGGCCAAGAACCACCTCCTGGAGGCCAACCTCCGCCTTGTGGTGTCGCTGGCCAAGCGCTACACCGGCCGCGGCATGCTGTTCCTTGACTTGATCCAGGAGGGCAACCTGGGCCTGATCCGTGCCGTCGAGAAGTTCGACTACACCAAGGGCTTCAAGTTCTCCACCTACGCCACCTGGTGGATCCGCCAGGCGATCACCCGCGCCATGGCCGACCAGGCCCGCACGATCCGTATCCCGGTGCACATGGTCGAAGTCATCAACAAGCTCGCCCGCGTGCAGCGCCAGATGCTGCAGGATCTCGGCCGCGAACCCACGCCCGAGGAGCTGGCACTCGAGCTGGACATGACTCCGGAAAAGGTCGTCGAAGTCCAGAAGTACGGCCGCGAACCGATCTCCCTGCACACCCCGCTGGGCGAGGACGGCGACTCCGAATTCGGTGACCTGATCGAGGACTCCGAAGCCGTTGTTCCGGCCGATGCCGTGAGCTTCACCCTGCTGCAGGAACAGCTGCACTCGGTGCTGGACACGCTCTCCGAGCGCGAAGCCGGCGTCGTGGCGATGCGCTTCGGCCTGACCGACGGACAGCCGAAGACTTTAGACGAAATCGGCAAGGTCTACGGTGTCACGCGGGAACGGATCCGCCAGATCGAATCCAAGACGATGTCCAAGCTGCGCCACCCCTCGCGCTCCCAGGTCCTGCGGGACTACCTGGACTAGGCTCCAGCTTCAACACCGCAAAGGCACCCGCCGGATCAGGATCCGGCGGGGGCCTTCGCCGTCCGGGGGCCTTCGCCGGGGGCCCTCGCTCTCCCCGGCCAACCCAGCCTGTTCCGGCCGACAAAAAGGGCCCCTCCGAACGGAGGGGCCCTCGTCTGCTGCGTCTCAGGTCACGGCCCGGCTCTTCGGCATCTGGCCGGCCAGGCGTTGAGCTGACTGCATGTGGTCTAGTCGACCGGAAGCGGCGCCTTCTCGTGCAGGCGTCCGGTCTCGTCGTGCCAGTCAGAGCTGAGCGGCCTGAGTGTCGGTTCTACGGCCCGTGCGTGGTGGCCGCAGAAGAGAAGCTCACCGCCGGAGGCACCGAGAACAACCCGGACATACGCCTGTGCACCGCAACGATCGCACCGGTCAACGGTGGTGAGTGTGCGGTCCGCAACTGCTGTTGTCATGTTCGGCCTCCTTGGTAGTTCGGTATACCTATATAACCAGCATTCGCAGCCAAAGCATCGCAAGGATGGCCCACTTTCGCTGTGCGCGTATCACGTCTCGATAACGGGAGAAGCGGCACCGGGCCGCGGAAGGGAGTGGCAACCCATAGCAGGGCGGCACTCCGACTACCCTAGTAGGAGCGTTCAAAATGTGCTGACTGTTCCGTCCCTCAAGGAGTTTCCGCCCCGTGGCACCAAGTTCTGATTACACCGCCCGGCATCTCTCCGTACTGGAAGGCCTCGAGGCCGTCCGCAAGCGCCCGGGCATGTACATCGGCTCCACGGACTCCCGCGGCCTCATGCACTGCCTCTGGGAGATCATCGACAACTCCGTCGACGAGGCCCTCGCCGGCTTCGGCCATGACATCAAGATCATCCTGCACGCGGACAACTCAGTTGAGATCCACGATGACGGCCGCGGCGTCCCGGTGGACATCGAACCGAAAACCGGGCTCTCCGGCGTCGAGGTGGTCTTCACCAAACTGCACGCAGGCGGTAAGTTCGGCGGCGGTTCCTACACAGCCTCGGGCGGCCTGCACGGCGTGGGCGCCTCCGTCGTGAACGCGCTGTCCTCCCGGCTGGACGTAGAAGTGGACCGCGGCGGCAAGACCTACAAAATGTCCTTCCGCCGGGGCGAGCCCGGCCGGTTCAAGGACCCCGGCACCAAACCGGACCCGGCGACCGTCTTTGAACCGTTCATTGATGGTTCGGTGCTGGACATCGTCGGAAAGGCCAAACGCGGAGTCACCGGCACCCGGATCCGGTACTGGGCGGACCGTCAGATCTTCACCCCGGACGCCAAGTTCTCCTACGACGAACTCGCCGCCCGCGCCCGGCAGACCTCCTTCCTGGTCCCCGGCCTGAAACTGACCGTGCGGGACGAGCGCAAGGTTGCCGGGACCCCGGGGGAGTCCGGCCCGCATGAGGAAGTCTTCCACCACGACGGCGGCATCTCCGAGTTCGTGGAGTTCCTTGCCGGGGACCCCGCGGTGACGGACATCTGGCGGCTGCACGGGGCAGGCAAGTTCAAGGAAACCGTCCCCGTCCTGGACGAGAAGGGCCACAGCCAGCTGGCCGAAGTGGAACGGGACTGCGAAGTGGACGTCGCCCTCCGCTGGGGCATCGGCTACGACAGCACCGTGCGCAGCTTCGTGAACATCATCTCCACGCCCAAGGGCGGCACCCATCAGTCCGGCTTTGAGCAAGCCCTGCTCAAGACCTTCCGCAAGGCCGTGGAAAGCAACGCCCGCAAGCTCAAAGCGGGCAACGACAAGATCGAAAAGGACGACATTTTCGCGGGCCTCACCGCGGTCCTGACCGTACGCCTGGCGGAACCGCAGTTTGAGGGCCAGACCAAGGAGATCCTGGGCACCTCCGCCGTCCGCGCCATCGTGGCGAAGGTGGTGGAGCAGGAGATCAACGCCAAGCTGAACTCCGCCAACCGCAACGACAAGGCCCAGTCCGCATTGCTGCTGGAAAAGGTCGTCAGCGAGATGAAGTCCCGCATCTCGGCCCGCGTGCACAAGGAAACCCAGCGCCGCAAGAACGCCCTGGAAACCTCCTCCATGCCCACGAAACTGGCGGATTGCCGCACGGACGAGGTTGCGCGCTCCGAACTGTTCATCGTGGAGGGTGACTCCGCCTTGGGAACGGCGAAGCTGGCACGTTCCTCCGACTTCCAGGCGCTCCTGCCCATCCGCGGCAAGATCCTCAACGTGCAGAAGGCCTCGGTGGGGGACATGCTCTCCAACGCCGAATGCGCCGCGCTGATCCAGGTTGTCGGGGCTGGTTCCGGCCGGAGCTTCGACATCGATGCCGCCCGTTACGGCAAGGTCATTCTCATGACGGACGCCGACGTCGACGGCGCCCACATCCGGACCCTCCTGCTGACCCTGTTCTTCCGTTATATGCG
Encoded here:
- a CDS encoding DUF4192 domain-containing protein, with translation MTAPDHLKITGPEDVLGYIPHSLGYWPSRSLVAMTMQGKRLGATLRVDLPGDGSPGGFAGFARTVAGYLEADDHADGVLLAFFTGSDVTVTGGAGAAWAELLEELEHALAESGMPVRDAWLIGAEHWRNAYCTDPACCAPPGRPIDEIRNSKLNAEMVFRGSTVGPAPGAEAARPFPMPEDTAVLESERNWYRLFTGHTRDQSQYSQVLDVWAVVLQSPAGRRLPLELAGYLRAALRVPAWRDAVLVMAAAGPEAAEQGAADFGMFDSSGPLTPLAPVPLPPLDGFGPLPPVLPRAGVASGGSDGAPAVPGYGEVLLGLAPSVPDWQRMASLERILVQLGEAGGGEAAAAAFTGRGWIEWCRGKGSFADALFSRADAQHPGYRLAVLLAELVSRGTLCGWAARREAAWQKFEPGAA
- a CDS encoding RNA polymerase sigma factor, with product MTPSSAKKEPADVLSPEDKKAATNAKRAATRAANKAVKDAASAEGDDTASALAKPEPKKRGPKPGAKAAAEAAGKAARGDDDEDAEVEVDLDDVPADAVELGDDGEEMPGKAAAATTGSGFVYSDADDDDAPVQQVMSAGATADPVKDYLKQIGKVALLNAEQEVDLALRIEAGLFAEEKINADDGSMDPKLKRELEFVIHDGKRAKNHLLEANLRLVVSLAKRYTGRGMLFLDLIQEGNLGLIRAVEKFDYTKGFKFSTYATWWIRQAITRAMADQARTIRIPVHMVEVINKLARVQRQMLQDLGREPTPEELALELDMTPEKVVEVQKYGREPISLHTPLGEDGDSEFGDLIEDSEAVVPADAVSFTLLQEQLHSVLDTLSEREAGVVAMRFGLTDGQPKTLDEIGKVYGVTRERIRQIESKTMSKLRHPSRSQVLRDYLD
- a CDS encoding DUF7455 domain-containing protein is translated as MTTAVADRTLTTVDRCDRCGAQAYVRVVLGASGGELLFCGHHARAVEPTLRPLSSDWHDETGRLHEKAPLPVD
- a CDS encoding DNA gyrase/topoisomerase IV subunit B, whose translation is MAPSSDYTARHLSVLEGLEAVRKRPGMYIGSTDSRGLMHCLWEIIDNSVDEALAGFGHDIKIILHADNSVEIHDDGRGVPVDIEPKTGLSGVEVVFTKLHAGGKFGGGSYTASGGLHGVGASVVNALSSRLDVEVDRGGKTYKMSFRRGEPGRFKDPGTKPDPATVFEPFIDGSVLDIVGKAKRGVTGTRIRYWADRQIFTPDAKFSYDELAARARQTSFLVPGLKLTVRDERKVAGTPGESGPHEEVFHHDGGISEFVEFLAGDPAVTDIWRLHGAGKFKETVPVLDEKGHSQLAEVERDCEVDVALRWGIGYDSTVRSFVNIISTPKGGTHQSGFEQALLKTFRKAVESNARKLKAGNDKIEKDDIFAGLTAVLTVRLAEPQFEGQTKEILGTSAVRAIVAKVVEQEINAKLNSANRNDKAQSALLLEKVVSEMKSRISARVHKETQRRKNALETSSMPTKLADCRTDEVARSELFIVEGDSALGTAKLARSSDFQALLPIRGKILNVQKASVGDMLSNAECAALIQVVGAGSGRSFDIDAARYGKVILMTDADVDGAHIRTLLLTLFFRYMRPMIDSGRVFAAVPPLHRVEVVNAGQKANEMIYTYSEAELHVLLARLAKEGKRYKEPIQRYKGLGEMDAEQLAETTMDPRHRTLRKVGIENAKQAEETFDLLMGSDVAPRKDFIIAGAASLDRERIDA